The Anopheles maculipalpis chromosome 3RL, idAnoMacuDA_375_x, whole genome shotgun sequence genomic sequence actccggtcatcacttctagggacatgttgtgtgtagatttcatgctccctagtgcgagtctaagacagcggtactgtagcctttcgagcttgagtatcaacgtattggatgcccaatggaagcatatgcttccatattccaatacggatagtaccgttgtcttatacagtctcaggacgtctgatggatgtgcgccccaccagaatcctgtgactgtccttagaaagttgattcttttactgcatttttgcaccagacgggtgaagtgagtactccagtttagcctagaattgaaccatacaccaaggtatcgaaaattgtcggtaattgatatcttttcaccatacagaaagacatcaattttcgggtcatatagccttttctccctgttttttcccgtatcgctaaaaggagaaaagactaccatctcagttttcgttgcagagaacttgataccaaggttttcagaccactcggaaagattgtccagagtggtttgtaaagccagttgtatttcgtcggcgtctctgcttgcaacagatataacgccgtcgtctgccaattgtctaagactgcagtttggcgctagacaagagtctatctcactaacataaaagttatacaacaggggactcaagcaggacccttgtgccagtccatggaaactggtccgttttaactgcacgtgaccattgttaaaattcatagctttttccgacaaaaggttgaataacaagttattcaactttggtcccaggcccgcattttctaacttttgactcagtttgtatggagaaactgagtcaaatgccccctgtatgtcaaggaagatagaccccatgttctgcttgcgtgcacgggcaagctctatttcagtgaccaaaagcgctaaacagtcattagtacccctggctttacgaaaaccaaactgagtacttgagagaaggttgttggtttccaaccattcttctaaccgtaaaagaatcatcctttcaaggagttttctcagacacgaaagtaatgatatcggccgatatgaatcgtgtcttgatggcggtttgccaggcttcaaaatagtgacaactttcacttccctccattcttgcgggacgctgttgaactccaacatatcgttgaagattcttaacagacgtttcttgcccatgtcgggaagattttgcagcagtttgctgttgatctgatccaggcctggggaagaatttttgcttgaaaggagagcaagcgatagctcaaccatagtgaacggtgagtccatgatagggtcactgccaggcgcattttgatgaaagttctgcgcaggaacgaaatcagggcaaagcttgtgggcaaattcatttagccactcgccagaaaagctttcgctctcgttgatgttgttgctgtttcgcatccttctagccatcctccaaagcgaattaagtgatgcggaagggtctaggttattgacgtatctacgccaataaccctttttcttcgccttcaacaggtttttacacgatctctccagtcctttatatttttcatataaagaccttgagcccgtgtcccggaatgctttaaacgcctcccgcttcttattaaaagccgcttggcaatccttgtcccaccaaggagtggggggttttttgaatgtccttgcttggtgggagcgccttgtttgggcttcaagagcgcacttgtttataattgaaacaagtttttcgtactcctgaactggagacaaatcttccaagtcaagagaaagcgaagcggctactaattcaccgtatctcgtccagtcgatgttcctcgttaagtcacatttaacggggattccacctcctggacatcctcccttgatgtaggaaatttctatcggcaagtgatcactgccgatagggtcctggatcaccttccaactaaaatccagggccatcgctgatggacatagagacaggtccagtgcactcgctctactcttaggtgtctgcatcctagttgcctctcctgagttgagaattgaaaacccaaatctgtcgcagatgtctcggataataggagcgcgaatgtcatccttatcgcagccccagtcgacaccgtgggagttgaaatctcccaggatcaaaagcggtccaggcaagaccgctgctaaatttccaagatcctctttgaacttttcaattttttccttttcattgttggctatcggggggatatatattgaggtaattgtcacgtgaagatcgccaagttttgccttgactgcgacagtttcaataatatcttgtctaggagtgggtattctggtgaaagtgtcactctttcgaacaccaattagtactcccccaccccttgtaacgcgatcttcacggattatattatatcccgggaaggtaagattaatgtcttccgatagccaagtttcacagagggcgaacacatcacagttgtgctcgcccactaatgctttaaaggagtctagcttaccaagcaaactcctacagttccactgtatgatggtgggaatcggaggaattaatcgtccaatcggaccatcatgcttaagcatggccattgggccagccactgtttgatcatccccttcaggaaaggaagggcccaagtggcgatcatgtgcaggtgctgcgggaggttgagggtcatgaggagggactctaggatctcggtaagggacggggtaggggttttcggagaacccccgattggaaaagccaagctttccagaggtgcttcggtccggggggatcgcttcttcttgggctccttcctggcagattgaggagcgggagtagaaggagcagcgtctcgagttgggactgaggaatttgctttagcaagacgctgttgtgccaaaggtttactttttttatttaggaccttccgttgtatctttttataAGATACTCTCGTGGCCTTAGCTGATCTCAGAGGCATCTGTTTGGGTGCAGTCGTGCTGGTCTCGCCATTTGCATCAGTACCCaaagctgcaaaagggttcgatgcgattgctccctttagagcatcgctgtatgagccgcgtgccctttcggatacAGTTTTCGTCTgttccttttgcagctttttatacacggggcacaaagctacctcatgccactcatcccgacaatgcgagcatttctgggaaggggctttgcactcctcggtggcatgtgcccctctgcattttccacaggaagttttgcgagtgcaaaacgcatcggcatgcccaatccgactgcactttgaacaggtggccacccttggtacgtacggccggtcaatgggtacAATGATAAatataaagcaacaaaaaaacacattaaaagtTGTTTGAAcggtgttgttgttattattgtttcatcttatttgttttccttctcatctctttttctctctctgtctctctcattctctctttcTAATTAATCGTAAAAAGTCAACATTTgtaacataataaaaaaaacaaacacgcacgcacgcacgcaccttTTTTCGCGTAGTACTAatgtacttaaaaaaaaggtgtctTATACATTAGGGCAGTTTCGGTTGGCACCTTCGTGGAAGAATAGCCACCTCGCGGCAGAATAGAATTCGTTCCGTGTTGGAATCCCCGGACTCTTTGTGAAGTGTCGCCATCTTGGAGCGTTCCGGGGTTGGTGATACGAAACTGGAAGGTTCAAGATGGCTCGGTAGATGGTGATGGTAGGTAGAGGAAGATAGATTGCAACCAATCCGCCAGTGCTTTAGTTCTGGCCAACCTGGTCGACCTGCGACTGCAGGTTAGAGATGACCTCACGCGGTACCTGATCGCCGAGCAGCTGGAACAGATCCACACGCTGGCTGCCGGGGATGGATTCGAGTGCAGCCACCTGAATGCCCTGCTGGACACCCTGGATCTGTGCGTCCTGTGGGATCAGCTGCTGGGACTGTGCCTGCCGGATGGCTTCATCGGTGAGGGCACCCCCGTCGCGCTGGGGAGCGGCCAGCGCCAGGGCAAGGACGGCGAACAGGCAGATAGCAACCTTCATGATGAGACCTGCCAAATAGAGCGATCGTAGCAAACTATGAAATAAGACGATTTGTACTAAAAATGCGATGTTCTaacgattttttcttcctccagtGAATACATTTCAATGCTCAATAAGATGAACAACACGTAGCTCTACCGACAGGGTTCTTCGAAAGTCTGAAGAAATCAGACATTCCCCCTAAGGCCATTATATCGACCGAACAACTAAAACCGAACGGGTCTATCTCGGAGGCCACGGAGTTTCGTAATCGAGCATTCGAGACTGGACCCGCTGGATACACTCTTCCACTCCACTACTCCTCTTACACGACTATTCCTTGCCGATCATCATTaagaagagaggaaaaaaaaccaccaaaaccaaaacctgTGTTTCTTCCTGCGATCGTGCCGTTACGATCGTGCTCGACCTGAGCCATCATTTGGAGGTAAgtgagtatttttttctcgtcTGGTCGCCCGTCGAAACtgattcctttttctttcgttcatTCAACAGTCGGTTTAGGTTGTCCATTATTGCTCACACAACTCCCGTTTTCCGAACCGTTCGGGAGAACGATCAACAATTTCACTTTCGATGGCATTGAGCTTTCACGAGAGCATTTAgcgtgtcttttttttttctcctccttgTTCGCCTCCGGTACTTGGATTTCTGGGCGCAAGATTTTGCAGAGCGTTACGTTAAGAGTAGCCGTAACCCttgtctgctttttttttgcgcgcgcgcgctctctaCCGACATCTCTGCATCGGAGTTGCACAAAACTATCCATTAATCAACACATGATCGTTAGCAACACACTGCGAGTTCACTTAACTTCACGTTTGGATTTCTGTTCCCTGTTTCCGTGGCGTACAACCCACCAACCAAACACGTTAATCTCATCCCCCAGTCTCTAAATGTTGCTGAAACGGCTGAAGATCTGCAGTCCTCTAGCGATACGTACCTGTGGAAAGTCCTAGAGAAGACCGGTCGACTGCGAGACGATTGTGACGGCGCACGGTATAGGTAACGATTAAAGTGTTGGCGCCATCGGTACGGTTGGTTTTATATCTTCGATCCCCACCCATCATCATGCAGAGCTACCCAAGCACACAGTGACCGCTCGGTGGTGCGTACTGGGTTGGCAAGAGCCAAGCGGAGGGAAGGAGAGATGGCTTACCGATCCCAGGCACTTATTTCTTCGTTGTCTAGTTTGCATCTTCCCCAGCTTTGGTTGGGGCTATGTTTGTGGTTTCTGCTTCTGCCCATCCTATCGTTCCTGCTCACCACTCATTTAGATGCTAATGATCGTTTGGTGCTTTGGAACTtgcttttttcgattttgcTCCACAAAGGGAAGATACATTGAGCGCAGATGCTTTTTATGATATGATGATGCTTTTTTGCCACTATCCCTGCGTGAGACATTGTCTGGTGCGTGAGGACTTCCCAAAGGTGTAATACCCGACAAAATATCCGATGCAACC encodes the following:
- the LOC126565693 gene encoding uncharacterized protein LOC126565693; protein product: MKVAICLFAVLALALAAPQRDGGALTDEAIRQAQSQQLIPQDAQIQGVQQGIQVAALESIPGSQRVDLFQLLGDQVPREVISNLQSQVDQVGQN